In Brachypodium distachyon strain Bd21 chromosome 2, Brachypodium_distachyon_v3.0, whole genome shotgun sequence, one genomic interval encodes:
- the LOC100834597 gene encoding 60S ribosomal protein L10-2 isoform X1 — protein MGRRPARCYRQIKNKPYPKSRYCRGVPDPKIRIYDVGMKKKGVDEFSHCVHLVSWEKENVSSEALEAARIACNKYMTKSAGKDAFHLRVRVHPFHVLRINKMLSCAGADRLQTGMRGAFGKPQGVCARVAIGQVLLSVRCKPNNAVHATEALRRAKFKFPGRQKIIESRKWGFTKHNRNDYLKFKSEGRIVSDGVNAKLLGCHGRLSARAPGQAFLTAA, from the exons ATGGGGAGAA GACCTGCTAGGTGCTATCGCCAAATCAAGAACAAGCCCTACCCCAAGTCAAGGTACTGCCGTGGTGTTCCTGATCCCAAGATCAGGATCTACGATGTtgggatgaagaagaagggtgtgGATGAGTTCTCTCACTGTGTTCACCTTGTCTCATGGGAGAAGGAGAACGTCTCCAGTGAGGCTCTTGAGGCTGCCCGTATTGCGTGCAACAAGTACATGACCAAGTCTGCTGGAAAGGATGCCTTCCACCTCAGGGTTAGGGTTCACCCATTCCACGTGCTCCGTATCAACAAGATGCTTTCGTGTGCCGGGGCTGATAGGCTCCAGACTGGAATGAGGGGTGCTTTCGGGAAGCCACAGGGTGTCTGTGCCCGTGTTGCTATCGGCCAGGTCCTCCTCTCTGTGAGGTGCAAGCCGAACAATGCTGTCCATGCCACTGAGGCCCTCCGCCGTGCCAAGTTCAAGTTCCCTGGCCGCCAAAAGATCATTGAGAGCAGGAAGTG GGGCTTCACCAAGCACAACCGCAATGACTACCTCAAGTTCAAGAGTGAGGGCAGGATTGTGTCTGATGGTGTCAATGCTAAG CTGCTCGGTTGCCATGGCCGCCTCTCTGCTCGTGCCCCTGGCCAAGCTTTCCTGACAGCGGCATAA
- the LOC100825204 gene encoding thioredoxin H4-2 has product MGGCVGKDRGIVEDKLDYKGGNVHNITTKEEWDQKIEEANKDGKIVVANFSASWCGPCRVIAPVYGDMSKAYPQLMFLTIDVDDLMDFSSTWDIRATPTFFFLKNGQQIDKLVGANRPELEKKVQALAEGS; this is encoded by the exons ATGGGAGGCTGTGTGGGCAAG GATCGTGGTATTGTGGAAGATAAGCTTGATTACAAAGGAGGGAACGTGCATAACATAACAACCAAAGAGGAGTGGGACCAGAAGATCGAGGAAGCAAATAAGGATGGGAAAATT GTTGTGGCGAATTTCAGTGCTTCTTGGTGTGGCCCATGTCGTGTCATTGCGCCTGTTTATGGCGACATGTCAAAGGCTTATCCTCAACTCATGTTCTTGACAATTGACGTTGATGACCTAATG GATTTCAGCTCAACATGGGACATCCGTGCAACCCCGacgttcttcttcctcaagaacgGGCAGCAGATCGACAAGCTCGTCGGTGCAAACAGACCTGAGCTTGAGAAGAAAGTGCAAGCTCTTGCCGAGGGCAGTTAA
- the LOC100834597 gene encoding RING finger and transmembrane domain-containing protein 2 isoform X2, which produces MGRRPARCYRQIKNKPYPKSRYCRGVPDPKIRIYDVGMKKKGVDEFSHCVHLVSWEKENVSSEALEAARIACNKYMTKSAGKDAFHLRVRVHPFHVLRINKMLSCAGADRLQTGMRGAFGKPQGVCARVAIGQVLLSVRCKPNNAVHATEALRRAKFKFPGRQKIIESRKWGFTKHNRNDYLKFKSEGRIVSDGVNAKAGAGSGRAESPYQGYDVQRVARWLDHALPFSLLLLGVFIRQHLQGFFVMIWIAAVMFKSNDILRKQTALKGERKMPMLIGIVVVFIVHVFGVYWWYRNDDLVRPLMMLPPKEIPPFWHAIFFIAVNDTMVRQAAMVVKCVLLMYYKNSKGRHYRRQGQMLTVVEYSLLLYRALLPAPVWYRFFLNKEYGGLFSSLTTGLYLTFKVASLVEKVRWLLASLRALSHKDLHYGAHATTEQVLAAGDLCAICQEKMHSPILLQCKHIFCEDCASEWLERERTCPLCRALVKPGDIRSFSDGSTTLFFQLF; this is translated from the exons ATGGGGAGAA GACCTGCTAGGTGCTATCGCCAAATCAAGAACAAGCCCTACCCCAAGTCAAGGTACTGCCGTGGTGTTCCTGATCCCAAGATCAGGATCTACGATGTtgggatgaagaagaagggtgtgGATGAGTTCTCTCACTGTGTTCACCTTGTCTCATGGGAGAAGGAGAACGTCTCCAGTGAGGCTCTTGAGGCTGCCCGTATTGCGTGCAACAAGTACATGACCAAGTCTGCTGGAAAGGATGCCTTCCACCTCAGGGTTAGGGTTCACCCATTCCACGTGCTCCGTATCAACAAGATGCTTTCGTGTGCCGGGGCTGATAGGCTCCAGACTGGAATGAGGGGTGCTTTCGGGAAGCCACAGGGTGTCTGTGCCCGTGTTGCTATCGGCCAGGTCCTCCTCTCTGTGAGGTGCAAGCCGAACAATGCTGTCCATGCCACTGAGGCCCTCCGCCGTGCCAAGTTCAAGTTCCCTGGCCGCCAAAAGATCATTGAGAGCAGGAAGTG GGGCTTCACCAAGCACAACCGCAATGACTACCTCAAGTTCAAGAGTGAGGGCAGGATTGTGTCTGATGGTGTCAATGCTAAG GCCGGGGCCGGGAGCGGGAGGGCGGAGTCGCCGTACCAGGGCTACGACGTGCAGCGGGTGGCCAGGTGGCTGGATCACGCGCTGCCCTTCTccctgctgctcctcggcgtCTTCATCCGGCAGCACCTGCAAG GTTTCTTCGTGATGATTTGGATTGCCGCCGTGATGTTCAAGTCCAATGATATCTTGCGCAAGCAGACCGCTCTCAAG GGGGAGAGGAAAATGCCAATGCTTATTGGGATTGTAGTAGTATTCATTGTTCACGTGTTTGGAGTTTACTGGTGGTACAGGAATGATGACCTAGTTAGACCACTCATGATGCTTCCTCCAAAAGAAATACCGCCATTTTGGCATGCTATATTTTTCATCGCGGTGAATG ATACAATGGTGCGGCAAGCTGCTATGGTGGTCAAGTGTGTGCTACTCATGTATTACAAAAACAGCAAAGGTCGGCACTATCGTAGACAG GGTCAAATGTTGACAGTTGTGGAATATTCCCTACTTCTGTACCGTGCATTATTGCCTGCTCCTGTATGGTATCGATTTTTCCTGAACAAGGAATATGGAGGTCTATTTTCATCTTTAACAACTGGATTGTACCTTACATTCAAGGTGGCATCATTGGTGGAAAAG GTTCGATGGCTTTTGGCTTCATTGAGGGCGCTGTCTCATAAGGATTTGCATTATGGCGCACATGCAACAACTGAACAG GTTCTTGCTGCTGGAGATCTGTGTGCTATATGCCAAGAAAAGATGCATTCTCCCATCCTCCTGCAGTGTAAACATATCTTCTGTGAAGACTGTGCCTCTGAATG GTTGGAGCGGGAGAGGACATGCCCATTGTGCAGAGCGCTGGTCAAGCCAGGAGACATCCGGTCATTCAGCGACGGTTCAACAACCCTCTTCTTTCAGCTGTTCTAG